One segment of Oscillospiraceae bacterium MB08-C2-2 DNA contains the following:
- a CDS encoding extracellular solute-binding protein — protein MSGITIKVLSSFFAIAIAFFSIFTAPASPQTQNVLTPVDDMPLKEDAEKTVTIHLLSSLGENSQSIQQAADMFCADRPNIRIHIHTVASQSDYRSTLRSKLLSGEQVDLFHIFSQTEARELQKYLARLSHLQWLKKARPQSLAGITLDDGLYGVPYSLEGYGLLYNTAIWEAAGINIRNIQNFEELEKAFEELRVQIRDNKLREEFPHLRAVTEFPAQDRSFLGEQISNMALFPDLLDSPTALATQILPFTGAQHAKDYVDLMVRCSSSRGEPALLAQIPRNRQLQTGLAAGRIAVIQDVTGVYKEIRAVDPQIADTLSFQPIPFPGEESAAVYADSPLYWGVNQTSAPEVQEAAAQFLEWLYTSPQGIYLTQNGLGILSPFPQSEDQEVAASNPLQKQLEGYIDAGRSRGWIYREFPQGFTQEVFATEIKEYLANQSVWKSFAQHCQEQWYRLR, from the coding sequence ATGTCTGGCATTACCATAAAAGTACTCTCTAGTTTCTTTGCCATTGCTATCGCTTTTTTCTCTATCTTCACCGCCCCGGCCTCCCCCCAGACACAGAATGTGCTGACCCCTGTTGACGACATGCCCCTCAAGGAAGATGCTGAAAAAACGGTGACCATTCATCTTCTCTCCTCCTTGGGGGAAAACAGCCAGAGCATTCAGCAGGCGGCGGATATGTTCTGCGCCGACCGCCCGAATATACGCATCCACATACACACGGTGGCCAGCCAGAGCGATTACCGTTCCACTCTCCGCTCAAAGCTCCTTTCCGGCGAGCAGGTTGATCTGTTTCACATATTCAGCCAGACCGAGGCCAGAGAGCTGCAAAAATATCTGGCCCGGCTTTCCCATTTGCAGTGGCTGAAAAAGGCTCGCCCTCAAAGCCTTGCCGGCATCACACTGGATGATGGGCTTTACGGCGTTCCTTACAGCTTAGAGGGCTACGGCCTCCTGTATAACACCGCTATTTGGGAAGCCGCAGGCATCAACATTCGGAACATTCAAAACTTTGAGGAGCTGGAAAAAGCCTTTGAAGAGCTGCGGGTTCAAATTCGGGATAACAAACTGCGGGAAGAGTTTCCCCATTTGCGTGCGGTTACCGAATTTCCGGCTCAGGATCGCAGTTTTTTAGGCGAGCAAATCAGCAACATGGCCCTATTTCCTGATCTGCTGGATTCCCCCACAGCCCTTGCCACCCAGATTCTGCCTTTTACCGGGGCGCAGCACGCCAAAGACTATGTGGATTTAATGGTCCGCTGTTCCTCCAGCCGGGGAGAGCCTGCCCTTTTGGCCCAGATTCCCCGCAACCGCCAGCTCCAAACAGGGCTGGCCGCCGGCCGCATTGCTGTTATTCAGGATGTAACCGGTGTTTACAAGGAAATCCGGGCGGTAGACCCTCAAATTGCCGATACCCTCTCCTTTCAGCCGATCCCTTTTCCCGGTGAGGAATCGGCTGCTGTCTATGCCGATTCCCCGCTTTACTGGGGGGTGAATCAAACCTCTGCTCCCGAAGTACAGGAGGCCGCCGCTCAGTTCCTTGAGTGGCTCTATACCTCCCCTCAGGGAATCTATCTTACACAGAATGGCCTTGGCATTCTCTCCCCCTTTCCCCAATCGGAAGATCAGGAAGTGGCTGCATCCAATCCTCTGCAAAAACAATTGGAAGGCTACATCGATGCCGGGCGCAGCCGTGGCTGGATTTACCGGGAATTTCCCCAAGGCTTTACCCAAGAGGTTTTCGCTACCGAAATCAAGGAGTATCTTGCAAATCAATCGGTGTGGAAGAGCTTTGCCCAGCACTGTCAGGAGCAGTGGTACCGTCTGCGGTAA
- a CDS encoding AI-2E family transporter, with protein MPLELKKKVLIEIGFWGISGLAAYLALRWLPVILMPLLIGLALAFLIRPFIKAVARGTRMGEKTAGIFCSVFFYLVVGFLLWATSLLLLSGDWPKRLAGSYGTHLGPFFQAVNSRITLWITRIAPGMGTGVQQAFAILDGALQSLLTHFWEKLAELLGGMVQGLPLFLLTLLFSVLASVMISMDFAGVLGYLHRQIPKKWLPVVDSLRVFITDTLLKMARGYLILAVILFAALALGFWILGIRPIWATSFGVALLDMLPALGSMVLLIPWGVFELIAGSYFQGIGLIVLALLTGIGRQVLEPKILGKQTGLHPLTALIAMYAGLRVGGFLGLLLAPLAVLVLRHLHRNREALWKAFTADGTTAPDSAGQSSSTPIDLQDTP; from the coding sequence ATGCCGCTGGAGTTAAAAAAGAAAGTGCTCATTGAAATTGGTTTTTGGGGAATATCCGGGTTGGCGGCGTATCTGGCCCTGCGGTGGCTGCCGGTCATTTTGATGCCGCTGCTGATCGGCTTGGCGCTGGCTTTTCTGATACGTCCGTTCATTAAGGCGGTGGCCCGGGGCACACGTATGGGAGAAAAAACAGCCGGTATTTTCTGCTCCGTATTTTTTTATCTGGTAGTGGGGTTTCTTCTGTGGGCGACCTCGCTGCTGCTTTTATCGGGGGATTGGCCAAAACGCTTGGCCGGGAGCTATGGCACCCATTTGGGGCCTTTTTTTCAAGCGGTCAACAGCCGCATCACCCTTTGGATTACCCGCATTGCCCCTGGTATGGGAACCGGCGTCCAGCAAGCCTTTGCCATTCTGGATGGTGCGCTCCAAAGCCTGCTGACCCACTTCTGGGAAAAGCTTGCAGAGCTGTTGGGAGGGATGGTGCAGGGGCTCCCGCTCTTTTTGCTTACACTGCTGTTTTCGGTTTTGGCTTCTGTGATGATTTCCATGGATTTTGCCGGGGTATTGGGCTATCTCCACAGGCAGATACCAAAAAAATGGCTGCCCGTGGTGGACAGCCTTCGAGTCTTTATTACCGACACTTTATTGAAAATGGCGAGGGGATACCTGATTCTCGCTGTAATTTTGTTTGCTGCTCTGGCTTTGGGATTTTGGATACTGGGGATTCGCCCCATTTGGGCCACATCCTTTGGCGTGGCTCTGCTGGATATGCTGCCTGCCCTCGGCAGTATGGTTTTGCTGATCCCATGGGGTGTTTTTGAGCTGATAGCGGGCAGCTATTTTCAGGGAATCGGGCTGATTGTTCTGGCCTTGCTAACCGGAATCGGCAGGCAGGTGCTGGAGCCAAAAATACTGGGTAAGCAAACAGGACTGCACCCTTTAACCGCCCTAATTGCCATGTATGCGGGCCTGCGTGTGGGCGGCTTTTTAGGCCTGCTTCTGGCCCCGCTTGCTGTGCTGGTGCTGCGCCATCTCCACCGGAACCGTGAGGCTTTGTGGAAAGCTTTTACCGCAGACGGTACCACTGCTCCTGACAGTGCTGGGCAAAGCTCTTCCACACCGATTGATTTGCAAGATACTCCTTGA
- the thrB gene encoding homoserine kinase, giving the protein MIKVRIPATSANLGAGFDCLGLALSLYNEIEVAEAQGLHITSKDDTEIPTGEDNLVYQTVRHLYELCGRPFPGLSLLQTNRIPLARGLGSSSACIAGGLIGGNALLGNPFSLDELIVIAAQLEGHPDNSTPALLGGLVTAVMDGEKVYYTHQRLPKDLAFAAIIPDFELRTSYARKALPDAVSHMDARFNAGRAALMATSLATGQYQNLAAACQDRLHQPYRIGLIDRGSKTLELCQSSGALASFISGSGSTLLAIFEKENADFPTKIREGLADLRISHWGLHILEGDNKGACLLDEAGTPLA; this is encoded by the coding sequence GTGATTAAGGTACGCATCCCGGCCACCAGTGCCAATTTAGGCGCCGGGTTTGACTGTTTGGGGCTGGCTTTGTCCCTTTACAATGAAATTGAGGTTGCAGAGGCACAGGGTCTGCATATAACCTCTAAGGATGATACTGAGATTCCCACAGGGGAAGATAATCTGGTTTATCAGACCGTTCGGCACCTGTATGAGCTGTGCGGAAGGCCGTTTCCGGGGCTTTCCCTTTTGCAGACCAACCGTATTCCCCTTGCCCGGGGGCTGGGCAGCAGCTCGGCCTGCATTGCCGGAGGGCTTATTGGCGGCAATGCTCTGCTGGGCAACCCCTTCTCGCTGGATGAACTGATCGTGATAGCGGCTCAGCTGGAAGGGCATCCCGATAATTCCACCCCTGCCTTGCTGGGAGGCCTGGTCACCGCTGTCATGGATGGGGAAAAGGTCTACTATACCCACCAGCGGCTGCCGAAGGATTTGGCTTTTGCCGCCATTATTCCGGATTTTGAGCTAAGAACCAGCTACGCCCGCAAAGCGCTCCCCGATGCTGTTTCCCATATGGATGCCCGGTTCAATGCAGGCAGAGCCGCTTTGATGGCTACCTCACTGGCCACCGGCCAATACCAGAATTTGGCGGCAGCCTGTCAGGATCGCCTTCACCAGCCCTATCGCATCGGGCTGATTGATCGAGGCAGCAAAACCTTGGAGCTGTGCCAAAGCAGCGGTGCCTTGGCTTCTTTTATCAGCGGCTCCGGTTCCACCCTTTTAGCCATTTTTGAGAAAGAAAATGCTGATTTTCCGACAAAAATTCGGGAAGGCCTAGCGGATTTAAGGATTTCTCATTGGGGACTGCATATACTGGAGGGGGATAATAAAGGCGCTTGCCTGTTGGATGAAGCAGGCACTCCCTTGGCATAA
- a CDS encoding aspartate kinase, translated as MGLIVQKFGGSSVANAQRIFNVAKIITDTYDQGNNVVVVVSAQGDTTDDLIAKAKEINPSPNRREMDMLLCSGEQISISLLAMALDKMGYRAKSLTGWQAGFLTDSNHTVARIRRINKERLENELAKNNIVIVAGFQGLNRYDDLTTLGRGGSDTSAVAIATALHADKCQIFTDVDGVYTADPRVVPTAKKLKAISYDEMLELASLGAQVLNNRSVEMAKKYNVQLEVLSSLDPKPGTIVKEVVKMEKLLIKGIAKDDSIARISIIGLADKPGIAFRIFSLLASAKINVDIILQSVGRDGTKDITFTVSSGDSEAALAALREHQENISFYDLQADNSVTKVSIVGAGMESHPGVAATMFEALSEANINIHMISTSEIKISVLVDKEHGKKAVQAIHEAFAI; from the coding sequence ATGGGACTCATTGTACAAAAATTTGGCGGCAGTTCAGTCGCAAATGCCCAGCGCATATTCAATGTGGCCAAAATTATTACCGATACATACGATCAGGGCAACAACGTGGTTGTAGTGGTTTCGGCTCAGGGCGATACCACCGATGACCTGATTGCTAAAGCAAAGGAAATCAACCCTTCCCCCAACCGCCGGGAAATGGATATGCTGTTGTGCTCCGGTGAGCAGATCAGCATTTCTCTGCTGGCCATGGCTCTGGATAAAATGGGTTACCGTGCCAAATCTCTCACCGGATGGCAGGCCGGCTTTCTCACCGATTCCAACCACACCGTTGCCCGTATCCGCCGCATCAACAAGGAGCGGTTGGAAAACGAGCTGGCTAAAAACAACATTGTAATTGTGGCGGGCTTTCAGGGCCTTAACCGCTACGACGACCTGACCACCTTGGGCCGGGGCGGCTCGGATACCAGTGCCGTTGCCATTGCCACTGCTCTACATGCCGATAAGTGCCAGATTTTTACCGATGTAGACGGCGTTTATACCGCTGATCCCCGCGTTGTGCCCACCGCCAAAAAGCTTAAAGCCATCAGCTACGATGAAATGCTGGAGCTGGCCTCTCTGGGCGCTCAGGTGCTCAACAACCGGTCGGTGGAAATGGCCAAAAAATACAATGTCCAGCTGGAGGTTCTTTCCAGCCTTGATCCCAAGCCCGGAACCATAGTCAAGGAGGTTGTCAAAATGGAAAAACTGCTTATTAAAGGAATCGCCAAGGATGACAGCATTGCCCGTATTTCAATTATCGGTCTGGCCGATAAGCCGGGCATCGCTTTTAGAATTTTCTCTCTTCTGGCCAGTGCCAAAATCAACGTGGATATCATTCTTCAATCCGTGGGCCGGGATGGCACCAAGGATATTACCTTTACCGTTTCCAGCGGAGACAGCGAAGCCGCTTTGGCCGCTCTCAGAGAGCATCAGGAAAACATCAGCTTTTATGACCTTCAGGCGGATAACAGCGTAACCAAGGTTTCCATTGTGGGCGCCGGTATGGAATCCCACCCCGGTGTTGCCGCCACTATGTTTGAGGCTCTTTCCGAAGCCAACATCAACATCCATATGATCTCCACCAGCGAAATCAAAATTTCGGTGCTTGTGGATAAGGAACACGGCAAAAAGGCAGTTCAAGCCATTCATGAGGCCTTTGCCATCTAA
- a CDS encoding homoserine dehydrogenase, which produces MVNIAVLGHGVVGSGVMEVLASNGKNIGKKAGKNIEVKKILDLREFPDLPYADRFTKNFQEILSDDSIHVVVEVMGGVNPAYEYVSESLKKGKSVVTSNKELVAAKGAELLKIANEHNVNFLFEASVGGGIPIIKPLHLCLGANEIFEIAGILNGTTNFILTKMIRESMSFADALAMAQKLGYAEANPAADVEGHDACRKICILASLSFGRHIYPESVPTEGITKITLEDVAYAESFGRVIKLIGHAKKLEDSDQVSIMVSPMMVSKSSQLSSVDDVYNGILVRGSATGDVVFYGKGAGKLPTASAVVSDIIDCIRADGTIKSLQWQDSTESRVADYKQQPVRAYVRYLGEKGAELAASLFGEVEFLSREGRPMEEAAFVTPLLSEEKLEENLNNMRRQGVEILGKIRLLEE; this is translated from the coding sequence TTGGTTAATATTGCAGTTTTAGGACACGGCGTCGTGGGCTCCGGCGTCATGGAGGTATTGGCCTCCAACGGAAAAAACATCGGTAAAAAGGCCGGGAAAAACATTGAGGTCAAAAAAATACTGGATCTCAGAGAATTCCCTGACCTGCCTTATGCCGATCGGTTCACCAAGAATTTTCAGGAGATCCTTTCGGATGACAGCATCCACGTGGTGGTTGAGGTCATGGGCGGCGTCAATCCCGCTTATGAGTATGTGAGTGAAAGCCTGAAAAAAGGCAAAAGTGTCGTTACCTCCAATAAGGAGCTGGTAGCAGCCAAAGGAGCCGAGCTGCTTAAAATCGCCAATGAGCACAACGTCAACTTCCTGTTTGAAGCCAGCGTAGGCGGTGGCATCCCCATCATCAAGCCTCTGCACCTGTGCCTTGGCGCCAACGAAATCTTTGAGATTGCTGGTATCCTCAACGGCACCACCAACTTTATCCTCACGAAGATGATTCGGGAAAGCATGTCCTTTGCCGATGCTTTGGCTATGGCTCAAAAGCTGGGCTACGCCGAAGCCAACCCCGCCGCCGATGTGGAAGGCCACGATGCCTGCCGCAAGATCTGCATTCTGGCTTCCCTTTCCTTTGGCCGCCACATTTACCCCGAGAGTGTCCCCACAGAGGGCATCACCAAGATTACGCTGGAAGATGTAGCCTATGCTGAGAGCTTTGGCCGGGTGATTAAGCTGATTGGCCACGCCAAAAAGCTGGAGGATTCCGATCAGGTTTCCATTATGGTCAGCCCCATGATGGTTTCCAAAAGCAGCCAGCTTTCCAGCGTGGATGACGTTTACAACGGCATTCTGGTGCGTGGCAGTGCCACCGGTGATGTGGTCTTTTACGGCAAGGGTGCCGGCAAGCTCCCCACTGCCTCCGCTGTGGTCAGCGATATCATCGACTGCATCCGTGCCGATGGCACCATCAAAAGCCTGCAATGGCAGGATTCCACCGAGAGCAGGGTAGCCGATTACAAACAGCAGCCGGTTCGGGCTTATGTCCGGTATTTGGGCGAAAAGGGTGCTGAACTGGCCGCTTCCCTCTTTGGTGAGGTTGAGTTTCTTTCCCGGGAGGGCCGCCCCATGGAGGAGGCTGCTTTCGTAACTCCGTTGCTTTCTGAAGAAAAGCTGGAAGAAAACCTTAACAATATGCGCCGGCAGGGTGTTGAAATTCTCGGCAAAATCCGGCTGCTGGAGGAATAG
- a CDS encoding PrpR N-terminal domain-containing protein: MKNRIKVLGIAPYEGMKAHFSLLSEEYPEIDFSFFVGNLQEGVEIAQRNFHSEYDVVVSRGGTARLLQSRISLPVVEVTVSSYDILCALKMTDGLPGPVAMVAFSNITENAKRLCTLLNYEIHIVTVEQENEVEASLQEVKRKGYQMVLCDVIASNVAKKLGLNAFLISSGIDSIRQALNHIVQLFANQSYLREENSFLREIVRRQMGQTVIFHTNGELFFSSQSDLEPELLDILYHEIAETQKEGQRRMIKNLNGMTYSIRAECMNSGSRAYTVFFFFERKASLAPNQQGIRFFTRQESETFFYESFLNITGVLADLEKELITLNQSVLPVMLCGEDGTGKDQVASILYTRSSLKNNPMVQINCSLLNKKSWEFLFENHNSPFADTNSTIYFSNIDALLPEQQRQLLAVLEEMDVHQRNRTVFSCLSQRENVISEVGLRFVNTLGCTVLQLPALRQQAKRIPGFIGLSLNHMNVNMAMPVLSIEPEGVRLLQHYHWPYNYAQFKRVIKELAVLAENQVITAKKVASLLGEEKNTAAFSHYSENATRPLDLTRTLDEITQDIALRVLEDIGGNQTLAAKQLGISRTTLWRLLREK, from the coding sequence ATGAAAAATAGAATAAAAGTATTGGGAATTGCGCCCTACGAGGGTATGAAAGCCCACTTCTCCTTATTATCAGAGGAATATCCTGAGATCGATTTTTCATTCTTTGTAGGCAACCTGCAGGAGGGGGTTGAGATTGCCCAGCGCAATTTCCACTCTGAATATGATGTTGTTGTATCCCGAGGAGGAACAGCTCGCCTGCTGCAAAGCCGCATATCTCTGCCGGTTGTAGAGGTTACTGTTTCATCCTATGACATTCTCTGTGCGCTTAAAATGACCGATGGCCTGCCCGGGCCTGTGGCAATGGTTGCGTTCTCCAATATTACTGAAAATGCCAAACGCCTGTGCACACTGCTGAACTACGAGATACATATTGTAACAGTGGAGCAGGAAAATGAGGTAGAGGCCTCCTTGCAGGAGGTTAAAAGAAAAGGCTACCAGATGGTTTTGTGCGATGTTATTGCTTCCAATGTTGCCAAAAAGCTGGGGCTCAATGCCTTTCTGATTTCCTCGGGGATTGACAGCATCCGCCAAGCGCTCAACCACATTGTTCAACTTTTTGCTAATCAGAGTTACCTGCGAGAGGAAAACAGCTTTCTGCGGGAGATTGTGCGCAGACAAATGGGCCAAACTGTGATTTTTCACACCAATGGAGAGCTTTTCTTTTCTTCTCAAAGTGATTTGGAGCCGGAGCTGTTGGATATTCTTTACCATGAAATTGCGGAAACCCAAAAGGAAGGCCAGCGGCGTATGATCAAAAACCTGAATGGGATGACCTACTCCATTCGGGCGGAATGCATGAATTCAGGCAGTCGGGCATACACGGTGTTTTTCTTTTTTGAGCGGAAAGCATCCCTTGCCCCTAATCAGCAGGGAATCCGCTTTTTTACCAGGCAAGAAAGCGAAACCTTTTTTTACGAAAGCTTTTTGAATATTACCGGTGTGCTGGCTGATTTAGAAAAGGAGCTCATCACCCTGAATCAGTCTGTTTTGCCTGTGATGCTCTGTGGCGAGGATGGCACCGGGAAAGATCAGGTTGCCAGCATTTTATATACCCGCAGCAGCCTGAAAAACAATCCTATGGTGCAGATCAATTGCAGCCTTCTAAATAAAAAAAGTTGGGAATTCTTGTTTGAGAATCACAACTCTCCTTTCGCCGATACCAACAGCACCATATATTTCAGCAACATCGATGCTCTTTTACCGGAACAACAAAGGCAGCTGTTGGCTGTTTTGGAAGAAATGGATGTTCACCAGCGAAACCGCACTGTTTTTTCCTGCCTTTCACAGCGAGAGAATGTTATATCCGAGGTAGGGCTGCGGTTTGTCAACACCCTTGGCTGCACTGTGTTGCAGCTGCCTGCCCTGCGGCAGCAGGCGAAGCGCATTCCAGGCTTTATTGGTCTTTCACTCAATCATATGAATGTGAATATGGCAATGCCGGTGCTTTCCATTGAGCCGGAAGGCGTGCGTCTGCTGCAGCATTATCATTGGCCCTATAACTATGCCCAGTTTAAGCGTGTCATTAAGGAACTTGCCGTTTTGGCAGAAAATCAGGTTATCACCGCCAAAAAAGTGGCAAGCCTTCTGGGGGAAGAGAAAAACACGGCGGCATTCTCCCATTATTCTGAAAATGCAACTCGTCCTTTGGATTTAACCCGTACTCTGGATGAAATTACGCAGGATATTGCCTTGCGGGTTTTGGAGGATATCGGCGGTAACCAAACGCTGGCAGCCAAGCAATTGGGGATCAGCCGTACAACTCTTTGGAGACTGCTGCGGGAAAAATAA
- a CDS encoding four-carbon acid sugar kinase family protein: MIKLLIIADDFTGALDTGIQFVKHGVKTKVLATPTYSIPNEKQQDTQVFVINAETRHLKADQAYDVVFRVVQAAHQAGIPHIYIKTDSALRGNVGSSLAAAMAGAQAEQIIFVPAFPQIGRCTRDGVHYINDIPVHQSVFGQDLFEPVTCSDVREIIALQSPVPVVLHPENQPVNPHAQPGIQLYDACSEARMQEIGDGLDEKQLHLSAGCAGFAAILLGLFGLEGAKQPLPELNPVLMVVCGSINPITTKQLEYAAEQGFHRLTLTAAQKFTSRWGESAECAQLLQNFYPGKNRLILDINGPLETHSVETAAFVKDLDVEQVRVMVATNLGSLVKQLLDQGFDGTLMLTGGDTLLGATKALGVQELSPIGEIYQGVILSSFTYKEQTFHLISKSGGFGEKDILPKLAAFVAGTSQRQQGE, from the coding sequence ATGATTAAACTGCTCATTATTGCGGATGACTTTACCGGTGCGTTGGATACCGGCATCCAATTTGTTAAGCATGGTGTAAAAACCAAAGTATTGGCCACCCCCACCTATAGCATCCCAAATGAGAAGCAACAGGATACTCAGGTGTTTGTTATAAATGCAGAAACGCGGCATTTAAAGGCTGACCAAGCATATGATGTTGTTTTCAGAGTGGTGCAAGCCGCCCACCAGGCCGGCATACCACACATTTATATCAAAACAGATTCCGCTCTCCGGGGCAATGTGGGCAGCTCACTGGCAGCGGCAATGGCCGGTGCACAAGCTGAACAAATTATCTTTGTGCCTGCTTTTCCGCAAATTGGCCGATGCACGCGGGATGGTGTCCACTATATCAATGACATTCCGGTTCATCAAAGCGTTTTTGGGCAAGATTTATTTGAGCCGGTAACCTGCTCGGATGTGCGGGAAATCATTGCACTGCAAAGCCCGGTTCCTGTGGTTCTTCATCCAGAGAACCAACCGGTTAACCCTCACGCACAGCCGGGCATACAGCTTTATGATGCTTGCAGCGAAGCCAGAATGCAGGAAATCGGTGATGGTCTTGATGAAAAGCAGTTGCATCTTTCGGCCGGATGTGCGGGTTTTGCCGCTATCTTGCTGGGGTTATTCGGCTTGGAGGGTGCGAAACAGCCGCTTCCGGAGCTGAATCCGGTGCTTATGGTGGTGTGCGGCAGCATCAATCCGATCACCACAAAGCAATTGGAATATGCCGCTGAACAAGGCTTTCATCGATTGACACTAACCGCAGCGCAAAAATTCACTTCCCGTTGGGGAGAAAGCGCGGAATGTGCCCAGCTGCTTCAAAACTTTTATCCCGGAAAAAACCGCCTGATACTGGATATTAACGGTCCGCTGGAAACCCACAGTGTGGAAACCGCAGCCTTTGTAAAGGATCTGGATGTTGAGCAGGTTCGTGTTATGGTGGCCACCAATCTGGGCAGCCTTGTAAAACAGCTGCTGGATCAGGGATTTGATGGCACTTTAATGCTGACAGGCGGCGATACTTTGTTGGGAGCCACCAAAGCGCTGGGTGTACAGGAACTTAGCCCCATTGGAGAAATCTATCAGGGGGTCATCCTTTCCAGCTTTACATACAAAGAGCAGACCTTTCACCTCATATCAAAATCGGGAGGCTTTGGGGAAAAGGATATTTTACCCAAGCTGGCAGCTTTTGTTGCCGGAACCTCTCAAAGGCAACAAGGAGAATGA
- a CDS encoding iron-containing alcohol dehydrogenase, with protein sequence MNNYQLKMPPVVFAGTGALVHIGSIVAENKAQRVAVFTDKGIAGAGILDLALAPLRASGIGYKVFDDLAPEPTYQQAQALIDQSRAYQADFIMAVGGGSVMDTAKLASLMLTDEYTVKDLLDNPAQAKKQCKTLMVPTTAGTGAEATPNAIVAVPEKELKVGIVNPIMIADYVILDAAMIKKLPRKIASATGIDALAHAIECFTSNKATPFSNMFALQALEIIFRNIEAACDEPDNMDAKNAMLLASFYAGVAITASGTTAVHALSYPLGGKYHIAHGVSNAILLAPVMRFNQPVCKELFAAAYDRCFQNHALSTEEKSDFLITRMEEIIKHLEIPTSLKEFGVPSEDLETLVEAGMQVTRLLQNNMRTVTADDARKIYLQIIG encoded by the coding sequence ATGAACAACTATCAGTTGAAAATGCCACCTGTTGTTTTTGCCGGAACCGGCGCCTTGGTTCACATTGGCAGCATTGTGGCAGAAAATAAGGCGCAGCGAGTGGCTGTATTTACCGATAAAGGCATTGCAGGAGCCGGTATTTTAGATTTGGCGCTGGCCCCTCTTCGTGCCAGCGGTATAGGCTACAAGGTGTTTGATGATTTGGCCCCGGAGCCTACCTACCAACAGGCACAGGCGCTAATTGATCAAAGCAGAGCCTACCAAGCCGATTTTATTATGGCAGTGGGCGGCGGCAGCGTTATGGATACCGCCAAGCTTGCCAGCCTGATGCTGACAGATGAATATACTGTAAAAGATCTGCTGGATAATCCCGCACAGGCCAAAAAACAGTGCAAGACTCTTATGGTTCCCACCACAGCAGGCACCGGAGCTGAAGCAACCCCCAACGCTATTGTAGCTGTTCCCGAAAAAGAGCTAAAGGTAGGCATTGTAAATCCCATTATGATTGCGGATTATGTTATTCTGGATGCTGCCATGATTAAAAAGCTGCCCCGCAAAATTGCATCAGCTACCGGCATCGATGCACTGGCTCATGCCATCGAATGTTTTACAAGCAACAAGGCCACTCCTTTCAGTAACATGTTTGCCTTGCAGGCTCTGGAAATTATCTTCCGCAACATTGAAGCAGCTTGCGATGAACCGGACAATATGGATGCCAAAAACGCCATGCTGCTGGCCAGTTTTTATGCCGGTGTGGCTATCACTGCTTCCGGCACCACCGCTGTGCACGCTCTCAGCTATCCCTTGGGAGGCAAATATCACATTGCTCACGGTGTTTCCAACGCTATCCTGCTGGCACCGGTTATGCGCTTTAATCAGCCTGTGTGCAAGGAGCTTTTTGCCGCTGCTTATGACCGCTGCTTCCAAAATCACGCTCTCTCCACAGAAGAGAAAAGTGATTTTCTGATTACCCGCATGGAAGAAATCATCAAGCACTTGGAGATTCCCACAAGCCTTAAGGAATTCGGAGTGCCATCCGAGGATCTGGAAACTCTAGTGGAGGCAGGCATGCAGGTGACCCGGCTTCTGCAAAACAATATGCGCACAGTCACCGCCGATGATGCACGAAAAATCTACTTACAAATAATCGGTTGA
- a CDS encoding ACT domain-containing protein, which translates to MPDTTLYYLVEAKVLPEVFTRVMTAKRFLAQGKAKSLSEAAEMAGISRSALYKYKDSVFTYDGEQANQIATIYAELEDEPGILSSLLSQMYEHGANILTINQNIPVDGVAPVSISMRTDNLRLQRGELVLCLKRLPGVVNVKLIAN; encoded by the coding sequence ATGCCAGATACAACCCTTTACTATCTGGTTGAAGCCAAGGTTCTGCCAGAGGTTTTCACCCGGGTGATGACAGCCAAGCGTTTTTTGGCCCAAGGCAAGGCAAAAAGCCTTTCCGAAGCGGCAGAGATGGCCGGGATTTCCCGCAGTGCTCTCTACAAGTATAAAGATTCGGTTTTTACTTATGACGGTGAACAGGCCAATCAAATCGCCACTATTTATGCGGAACTGGAGGATGAACCAGGTATACTTTCCAGCTTGCTTTCCCAGATGTATGAGCATGGAGCAAATATCCTCACCATCAACCAGAACATCCCGGTGGATGGCGTGGCGCCGGTTTCCATTTCCATGCGCACCGATAATCTCCGACTACAGCGGGGGGAACTGGTGCTCTGCCTGAAAAGACTGCCCGGTGTGGTAAATGTAAAGCTGATCGCCAACTGA